One genomic region from Streptomyces sp. NBC_00582 encodes:
- a CDS encoding DUF6177 family protein produces MTKDVVALTKKMPDPLSVIAGLLSGGPDTLVGAEEDGALVRLHDDQGRPLLSVEAPLLVQVRGEAHRLLGADEPEVPYWWTEARATTGVREAEALAGTFAARVATLVGGTAWPREAAASLAVVNTEGMTAVPVPAAAQPAVDVLTDKVAVVIQDRPVVAMTAWLAHTFRAAAEAELGLQIVTPAGTRLSPTVRGALPGWPSRWVVQDEKCGYYDGLSGAVLTWANGLFVTVESPDATPEDPRTPVAESFTQEIADSGERQLAISFRCVHPADDRLVLGGALEAVWREITGEPPAGWGTEEPANLPWSLRQVTDVAFERAPAPTWLVVVGTPERPALATVRVSRTKGGVEEDVTLAFGYGPGETVPTDASIMKAAEILATRHDLQSMLVQVRRARRDLAVPPRFEGPGVPYAFVLGAEEVRTMPGDRARRTPLREKPRELGPKTRPALYYPFPGNPSDLSGWKDFEGLMTHLKG; encoded by the coding sequence ATGACGAAGGACGTCGTCGCGCTGACGAAGAAGATGCCCGACCCGCTCAGCGTGATCGCGGGACTGCTCTCCGGCGGCCCCGACACCCTGGTCGGCGCGGAGGAGGACGGCGCGCTGGTCCGCCTGCACGACGACCAGGGCCGCCCCCTGCTCTCGGTCGAGGCCCCGCTGCTCGTCCAGGTACGGGGAGAGGCCCACCGACTCCTCGGCGCCGACGAGCCGGAGGTCCCGTACTGGTGGACCGAGGCCCGCGCCACCACGGGGGTGCGCGAGGCCGAGGCCCTGGCCGGCACCTTCGCGGCCCGTGTCGCCACCCTGGTCGGCGGCACGGCCTGGCCCCGCGAGGCCGCGGCCTCGCTCGCCGTGGTGAACACCGAGGGCATGACCGCCGTCCCCGTGCCGGCCGCCGCGCAGCCCGCCGTGGACGTGCTCACCGACAAGGTCGCCGTGGTCATCCAGGACCGCCCGGTGGTGGCCATGACGGCCTGGCTCGCGCACACGTTCCGCGCGGCGGCCGAAGCCGAACTGGGCCTCCAGATCGTGACCCCGGCGGGCACCCGCCTCTCCCCGACGGTCCGGGGCGCCCTGCCCGGCTGGCCCTCGCGCTGGGTGGTGCAGGACGAGAAGTGCGGCTACTACGACGGCCTGTCCGGCGCGGTCCTGACCTGGGCGAACGGCCTGTTCGTGACGGTCGAGTCCCCCGACGCCACCCCGGAGGACCCCCGCACCCCGGTCGCCGAGTCCTTCACCCAGGAGATCGCCGACTCCGGCGAGCGCCAGCTCGCGATCTCCTTCCGCTGTGTCCACCCGGCGGACGACCGGCTCGTCCTCGGCGGTGCCCTGGAGGCGGTCTGGCGCGAGATCACCGGCGAGCCGCCGGCCGGCTGGGGCACCGAGGAACCGGCCAACCTGCCCTGGTCGCTGCGCCAGGTGACGGACGTGGCGTTCGAACGCGCACCGGCGCCGACCTGGCTGGTGGTCGTGGGCACCCCGGAACGCCCGGCCCTGGCGACGGTCCGGGTCTCCCGCACCAAGGGAGGCGTCGAGGAGGACGTCACCCTGGCCTTCGGCTACGGCCCCGGCGAGACCGTCCCCACGGACGCCTCGATCATGAAGGCGGCGGAGATCCTGGCCACCCGCCACGACCTCCAGTCGATGCTCGTCCAGGTCCGCAGGGCCCGCCGCGACCTCGCGGTGCCACCCCGCTTCGAGGGCCCGGGAGTCCCGTACGCCTTCGTCCTCGGCGCCGAGGAGGTCCGCACGATGCCGGGCGACCGGGCCCGGCGCACACCCTTGCGCGAAAAGCCCCGCGAACTGGGCCCGAAGACCCGCCCGGCCCTCTACTACCCCTTCCCGGGCAACCCGTCGGACCTGTCGGGCTGGAAGGACTTCGAGGGCTTGATGACCCACCTGAAGGGCTGA
- a CDS encoding acyltransferase family protein, which translates to MFHAVSSLVQSPRSSQNQNDQHHPAPDRSPGRPSQPPSGRRDAFFDNAKYLAIVLVAVAHSWEPLKGDSRVLQAAYLVVYAFHMPAFILVSGYFSRSFDASPSRMKRLVTGVVVPYVVFETAYSLFKRYADHSPGQELSLLDPYYLTWFLIALFIWRLTTPLWKALRYPLPVALGIAMLASVSPDIGDDLDLQRVLQFLPFFVLGLGLRAEHFRLVRRRSVRIAAVPVFVGALGFAWWAVPRMNGAWFYHRDSAQELAAPWWVGPVMQLALFGCSLVLAGCFFAWVPGRSLWFTSLGAGTLYGYLLHGFLIKGAEYRGVFDHRSLHGPLGEIAVSVGVAVAVTLLCTSPVRRVFRGVIEPRMDWAFRKDPLRGAREREKVSA; encoded by the coding sequence ATGTTCCACGCCGTCTCGTCTCTCGTTCAGAGCCCGCGCTCGTCCCAGAACCAGAACGACCAGCACCACCCGGCCCCGGACAGATCCCCCGGCCGGCCGTCGCAGCCGCCCTCGGGCCGGCGTGACGCGTTCTTCGACAACGCCAAATACCTGGCGATCGTGCTGGTGGCCGTGGCGCACTCCTGGGAACCGCTCAAGGGCGACAGCCGAGTGCTGCAGGCGGCGTACCTGGTCGTGTACGCGTTCCACATGCCGGCGTTCATCCTCGTCTCCGGGTACTTCTCCCGCAGTTTCGACGCGAGCCCGAGCCGGATGAAGCGGCTGGTCACCGGGGTCGTCGTCCCGTACGTCGTCTTCGAGACCGCCTACTCGCTCTTCAAGCGCTACGCCGACCACAGCCCCGGCCAGGAACTCAGCCTCCTCGACCCGTACTACCTGACCTGGTTCCTGATCGCGCTGTTCATCTGGCGGCTGACCACTCCGCTGTGGAAGGCGCTGCGGTATCCGCTGCCGGTCGCGCTGGGCATCGCCATGCTGGCCTCCGTCAGCCCCGACATCGGCGACGACCTGGACCTGCAGCGGGTGCTTCAGTTCCTGCCGTTCTTCGTACTGGGGCTGGGTCTGCGGGCCGAGCACTTCCGCCTGGTGCGGCGGCGTTCGGTGCGGATCGCGGCGGTGCCGGTGTTCGTGGGCGCGCTGGGCTTCGCCTGGTGGGCGGTGCCGCGGATGAACGGGGCGTGGTTCTACCACCGGGACTCCGCGCAGGAGCTGGCCGCTCCCTGGTGGGTGGGGCCCGTCATGCAACTCGCGTTGTTCGGCTGCTCGCTGGTGCTCGCCGGCTGCTTCTTCGCGTGGGTGCCGGGGCGGTCGCTGTGGTTCACCTCGCTCGGGGCGGGGACCCTGTACGGGTACCTGCTGCACGGGTTCCTCATCAAGGGAGCGGAGTATCGGGGGGTGTTCGACCACCGCTCGCTGCATGGCCCTCTCGGGGAGATCGCCGTGAGTGTGGGTGTCGCGGTCGCCGTCACGCTGTTGTGCACCTCGCCCGTGCGGCGGGTGTTCCGGGGGGTGATCGAGCCTCGGATGGACTGGGCGTTCCGGAAGGATCCCCTGCGGGGGGCGCGGGAGAGGGAGAAGGTCTCCGCCTAG
- the tig gene encoding trigger factor, with product MKSAVETLNPTRVRLTVEVPFEELKDSLDAAYKKINQQVTVKGFRKGKIPARVIDQRFGRGAVLEEAVNDALPKFYTEAVNEAEIDVLGQPEVDITELKDGETLNFTAEVDVRPALELPEDFSSIEVEVDAVEVTDEDIDKSVEQLRERFASTSPVERAAEDGDVVTVDLQAKVDGEVLEDGVADGVSYTIGSGELLEGIDDAVKGLEAGGEATFTSELKGGSAAGKEAEVTVKVTQVAARELPELDDEFAQLASEFDTLEELRADSRKRLENMKQYDQATQAQERVLEKLLELVEVPVPEKLLEDEINTRKHNLEHHQLGQMGLTLDKYLEIQGKTAEEFDTETREAAVKGIKTQFVLDELVKREKLNVNQEELTEHLMRRAASSGMSPDQFAQAVVEGGQVPLLVGEVARGKALATVVESATVKDTNGEIVDLDDDEDETEDEAAAETAEAADADAEGEEKAEEKTEG from the coding sequence GTGAAGAGCGCCGTGGAGACCCTGAACCCGACCCGGGTTCGGCTCACTGTCGAGGTGCCCTTCGAGGAGCTCAAGGACAGCCTCGACGCGGCGTACAAGAAGATCAACCAGCAGGTCACGGTGAAGGGCTTCCGCAAGGGCAAGATCCCTGCCCGCGTCATCGACCAGCGGTTCGGCCGCGGTGCGGTCCTGGAGGAGGCGGTCAACGACGCGCTTCCGAAGTTCTACACCGAGGCGGTCAACGAGGCGGAGATCGACGTCCTCGGTCAGCCGGAGGTCGACATCACGGAGCTGAAGGACGGCGAGACGCTGAACTTCACCGCCGAGGTCGACGTCCGCCCCGCCCTGGAGCTCCCCGAGGACTTCTCCTCCATCGAGGTCGAGGTCGACGCCGTCGAGGTCACCGACGAGGACATCGACAAGTCCGTCGAGCAGCTCCGTGAGCGCTTCGCCTCCACCTCCCCGGTCGAGCGCGCCGCCGAGGACGGCGACGTCGTGACCGTGGACCTGCAGGCCAAGGTCGACGGCGAGGTCCTGGAGGACGGCGTCGCCGACGGCGTCTCCTACACGATCGGCTCCGGCGAGCTGCTCGAGGGCATCGACGACGCCGTGAAGGGCCTGGAGGCCGGTGGCGAGGCCACCTTCACCTCCGAGCTGAAGGGCGGCTCCGCGGCCGGCAAGGAGGCCGAGGTCACCGTCAAGGTCACCCAGGTCGCCGCCCGCGAACTGCCCGAGCTGGACGACGAGTTCGCGCAGCTCGCCTCCGAGTTCGACACCCTGGAGGAGCTGCGGGCGGACAGCCGCAAGCGCCTTGAGAACATGAAGCAGTACGACCAGGCCACGCAGGCCCAGGAGCGCGTCCTCGAGAAGCTGCTGGAGCTCGTCGAGGTGCCCGTCCCCGAGAAGCTCCTCGAGGACGAGATCAACACCCGCAAGCACAACCTGGAGCACCACCAGCTCGGCCAGATGGGCCTGACCCTCGACAAGTACCTGGAGATCCAGGGCAAGACCGCCGAGGAGTTCGACACCGAGACCCGTGAGGCCGCGGTCAAGGGCATCAAGACCCAGTTCGTCCTGGACGAGCTCGTCAAGCGCGAGAAGCTGAACGTGAACCAGGAGGAGCTCACCGAGCACCTCATGCGCCGCGCCGCCTCCTCCGGCATGTCCCCCGACCAGTTCGCCCAGGCGGTCGTCGAGGGCGGCCAGGTTCCGCTCCTGGTCGGCGAGGTCGCCCGCGGCAAGGCCCTGGCCACGGTCGTGGAGTCCGCCACCGTCAAGGACACCAACGGCGAGATCGTCGACCTCGACGACGACGAGGACGAGACCGAGGACGAGGCCGCCGCCGAGACGGCCGAGGCCGCCGACGCCGACGCCGAGGGCGAGGAGAAGGCCGAGGAGAAGACCGAGGGCTGA
- a CDS encoding ATP-dependent Clp protease proteolytic subunit has product MPYAAGEPSIGGGLGDQVYNRLLGERIIFLGQPVDDDIANKITAQLLLLAADPDKDIYLYINSPGGSITAGMAIYDTMQFIKNDVVTIAMGLAASMGQFLLSAGTPGKRFALPNAEILIHQPSAGLAGSASDIKIHAERLLHTKKRMAELTSQHTGQSVEQITRDSDRDRWFDAFEAKEYGLIDDVIPTAAGMPGGGGTGAA; this is encoded by the coding sequence ATGCCCTACGCCGCCGGCGAGCCCTCCATCGGTGGTGGCCTCGGCGACCAGGTCTACAACCGGCTGCTCGGCGAGCGGATCATCTTCCTCGGCCAGCCGGTCGACGACGACATCGCGAACAAGATCACCGCACAGCTGCTGCTCCTTGCCGCCGACCCGGACAAGGACATCTACCTGTACATCAACAGCCCCGGCGGTTCGATCACGGCCGGTATGGCGATCTACGACACCATGCAGTTCATCAAGAACGACGTGGTGACCATCGCCATGGGCCTCGCGGCCTCGATGGGCCAGTTCCTGCTCAGCGCGGGCACGCCCGGCAAGCGCTTCGCGCTGCCGAACGCCGAGATCCTGATCCACCAGCCCTCCGCCGGCCTGGCCGGCTCGGCCTCGGACATCAAGATCCACGCCGAGCGGCTGCTGCACACCAAGAAGCGCATGGCCGAGCTCACCTCGCAGCACACCGGCCAGTCGGTCGAGCAGATCACCCGTGACTCGGACCGCGACCGCTGGTTCGACGCGTTCGAGGCCAAGGAGTACGGCCTCATCGACGACGTCATCCCCACGGCCGCGGGCATGCCGGGCGGCGGCGGCACCGGGGCGGCGTAG
- a CDS encoding ATP-dependent Clp protease proteolytic subunit, whose protein sequence is MNDFPGSGLYARTAAEYTGPRAESRYVIPRFVERTSQGIREYDPYAKLFEERVIFLGVQIDDASANDVMAQLLCLESMDPDRDISVYINSPGGSFTALTAIYDTMQFVKPDIQTVCMGQAASAAAILLAAGTPGKRMALPNARVLIHQPYSETGRGQVSDLEIAANEILRMRSQLEEMLAKHSTTPIEKIREDIERDKILTAEDALSYGLIDQIISTRKMNNSSLR, encoded by the coding sequence GTGAACGACTTCCCCGGCAGCGGCCTCTACGCCCGCACGGCGGCCGAGTACACCGGCCCCCGCGCCGAGTCCCGCTACGTCATCCCGCGCTTCGTCGAGCGCACCTCCCAGGGCATCCGCGAGTACGACCCGTACGCGAAGCTCTTCGAGGAGCGCGTGATCTTCCTCGGCGTGCAGATCGACGACGCCTCCGCCAACGACGTCATGGCGCAGCTCCTGTGCCTGGAGTCGATGGACCCCGACCGCGACATCTCGGTCTACATCAACAGCCCCGGCGGTTCCTTCACCGCGCTGACGGCGATCTACGACACCATGCAGTTCGTCAAGCCCGACATCCAGACGGTCTGCATGGGCCAGGCGGCCTCCGCCGCCGCGATCCTGCTGGCGGCCGGTACGCCGGGCAAGCGCATGGCCCTGCCGAACGCGCGCGTGCTGATCCACCAGCCGTACAGTGAGACCGGCCGTGGTCAGGTCTCCGACCTGGAGATCGCGGCCAACGAGATCCTCCGGATGCGTTCGCAGCTCGAGGAGATGCTGGCCAAGCACTCGACCACGCCGATCGAGAAGATCCGCGAGGACATCGAGCGCGACAAGATCCTCACGGCCGAGGACGCCCTGTCGTACGGCCTGATCGACCAGATCATCTCCACCCGGAAGATGAACAACAGCTCTCTGCGTTGA